Proteins encoded within one genomic window of Bacillus thuringiensis:
- a CDS encoding cytidine deaminase, with product MLQVMPLDNEDYDLITAAEKVIEKNYKYGRHHIGSAVRTKTGNIYAAVHVEANVGRITVCGEAMAIGKSISEGDHEFDTIVAVAHPHPHEDIEKCWIVAPCGMCRELISDYGKNTNVILSYNGELVKCNVMELLPEKYTSEAE from the coding sequence ATGTTACAAGTAATGCCTTTAGATAATGAAGACTATGATTTAATTACAGCTGCTGAAAAAGTAATCGAAAAAAACTATAAATATGGTCGTCATCATATCGGTTCAGCTGTACGAACTAAAACAGGTAATATTTATGCAGCAGTGCATGTTGAAGCGAATGTTGGAAGAATAACAGTATGTGGCGAAGCTATGGCAATCGGAAAATCTATTTCCGAAGGTGATCATGAATTTGATACTATTGTAGCAGTCGCTCACCCACACCCTCATGAAGATATTGAAAAATGTTGGATTGTTGCTCCGTGTGGTATGTGTCGAGAATTGATAAGTGATTATGGAAAAAATACGAATGTTATACTTTCTTATAATGGTGAACTTGTAAAATGTAACGTAATGGAATTATTACCTGAAAAGTATACAAGCGAAGCAGAATAA
- a CDS encoding class I SAM-dependent methyltransferase: MFSFYSSLCTELYDYTKPVGYSLNGDIEYYEERLKNCRGRILEAAVGSGRVIIPLLEAGFKVDGIDYSPEMLESCRIRCEERGLHPNLYEGSLQKFSLPYKYEAIIIPTGSFCLIENRVDSINALKCFYEHLKPGGRLIVDIMLPHDWKTGEIHTSTFSLPSGDGITLENKSIEIDWLNQVTLSYLKYEKWSKGKLVQTELQRFAVRWYGIEEFKLLLESIGFSTITCSADYAYEKEPSNANQMFTFEAVRNGK, from the coding sequence ATGTTTAGTTTTTATAGTTCACTTTGCACGGAACTTTATGATTACACAAAGCCTGTCGGTTATTCTTTAAATGGTGATATTGAGTATTACGAAGAACGTTTAAAAAATTGTAGAGGTAGAATTCTCGAAGCAGCAGTAGGATCAGGGCGTGTCATCATCCCACTTCTTGAGGCTGGTTTTAAAGTTGATGGGATTGACTATTCACCTGAAATGCTAGAATCGTGCCGTATAAGATGCGAAGAGAGAGGCTTACACCCTAATTTATATGAAGGAAGCTTACAAAAATTTTCACTGCCATATAAATATGAGGCAATTATCATTCCTACTGGATCTTTTTGTTTAATTGAAAATCGTGTGGATTCTATAAACGCATTGAAATGTTTTTATGAACACCTGAAGCCAGGTGGTCGGTTAATCGTCGATATTATGCTTCCACATGACTGGAAGACTGGAGAGATTCATACATCGACTTTTTCTTTGCCAAGTGGTGATGGAATTACATTAGAAAATAAATCAATTGAAATAGATTGGCTGAACCAAGTTACTCTATCCTATTTAAAATATGAAAAATGGAGTAAAGGAAAGTTAGTACAAACAGAACTACAACGCTTCGCGGTGCGCTGGTATGGAATAGAAGAGTTTAAACTTCTTTTAGAAAGTATTGGTTTTTCTACCATTACTTGTTCTGCTGACTATGCTTATGAAAAAGAACCGTCAAATGCAAATCAAATGTTTACTTTTGAAGCTGTGCGAAACGGAAAATAA
- a CDS encoding Xaa-Pro dipeptidyl-peptidase gives MGKKKIAITLSTILSLSVTSGVSSMTAYADNKETNYITENDVKLNGKVSERLQSNTKIELENGMTKPIYSLDEAIIENLFVETEVDSDRDGKKDRVSVKVMRPKTDSNVKVPVIYEMSPYRAGLKDVPVYNVDEELYAYEGKPYGAVNLGSYGNYYVPRGYAVILGESIGTGKSDGCPTTGDEQEILGTKSVIDWVNGRAKAYTEYGEEVKADWSTGNVGMTGVSYNGTLPNAVATTGVEGLKTIIPIAAISSWYDYYRANGAVIAPGGYQGEDTDNMAEAVLTRENPEVCGQVIKELTAGQDRKTGNYNGFWDKRNYVKDAKNVKASVFVVHGLNDWNVKTKQFSQWWEALGENGVPRKMWLHQGGHGGTSTNDWQRTQNKWFDYWLYGIENGIMNEPMVDVQRENKTWEKLKNWPDPAAVPSKVRMYLSNKAVNLPLSMGSFNKMFSFVDDAKMKSNELVANPELDVANRLVYTMPVLQKDTRISGTPKISITGNIDRSVSNLTALLVDYGGTKPEIVTRGWMDPQNVKSIENSTAIQPGKDYTFTWDMQPDDYVFKAGHQIGVVLIASDYDYTIRPKAGTKLTVKLSEVTLPIVK, from the coding sequence ATGGGGAAAAAGAAAATAGCCATTACATTATCAACAATCTTATCTTTATCAGTCACATCGGGAGTTTCTAGTATGACTGCTTATGCAGACAATAAAGAAACAAACTACATAACTGAGAATGATGTGAAGTTAAATGGGAAAGTTTCAGAAAGGTTACAATCAAATACGAAGATCGAATTAGAGAATGGGATGACAAAACCGATTTATTCGCTTGATGAAGCAATTATTGAAAATTTATTTGTAGAAACGGAAGTAGATAGTGATCGAGATGGAAAAAAAGACCGAGTATCAGTAAAAGTTATGCGCCCAAAAACTGATTCAAATGTGAAAGTGCCAGTTATATATGAAATGAGTCCATATCGAGCTGGTTTAAAAGATGTTCCTGTATATAATGTAGATGAAGAATTGTATGCGTATGAAGGTAAACCGTATGGAGCTGTTAATCTTGGTTCATACGGAAATTATTATGTACCAAGGGGCTATGCAGTTATTTTAGGTGAAAGTATTGGAACTGGAAAATCAGATGGATGTCCGACGACTGGGGATGAGCAAGAAATATTAGGGACAAAATCTGTTATTGATTGGGTGAATGGACGTGCGAAAGCATATACAGAATATGGTGAGGAAGTTAAGGCCGATTGGTCAACAGGAAATGTAGGTATGACAGGAGTCTCTTATAATGGTACGTTACCGAATGCTGTTGCGACGACTGGTGTTGAAGGATTAAAAACAATTATTCCAATCGCAGCGATTAGTAGTTGGTATGATTATTATCGTGCAAACGGTGCAGTTATTGCGCCAGGTGGATACCAAGGAGAAGATACAGATAATATGGCAGAAGCAGTACTAACAAGAGAAAATCCGGAAGTTTGCGGACAAGTAATAAAAGAGCTAACAGCTGGACAGGACCGGAAAACTGGTAATTATAATGGTTTTTGGGATAAACGTAATTATGTAAAGGATGCTAAAAATGTAAAAGCGAGTGTATTTGTTGTTCATGGTTTAAATGATTGGAATGTAAAGACGAAGCAGTTCTCACAGTGGTGGGAAGCTCTTGGAGAGAATGGTGTCCCGCGTAAAATGTGGTTACATCAAGGTGGGCACGGTGGAACATCAACGAATGACTGGCAAAGAACACAAAATAAATGGTTCGATTACTGGCTGTATGGAATTGAAAATGGGATTATGAATGAACCAATGGTTGATGTACAACGTGAAAATAAAACTTGGGAAAAATTAAAAAATTGGCCGGATCCAGCAGCTGTACCGTCAAAAGTTCGTATGTATTTAAGTAACAAAGCAGTTAATTTACCATTAAGTATGGGTTCTTTTAATAAGATGTTTTCATTCGTAGATGATGCAAAAATGAAATCAAACGAATTAGTAGCAAACCCAGAATTAGATGTAGCCAATCGATTAGTGTATACAATGCCTGTACTGCAAAAAGATACGCGTATAAGTGGTACACCAAAGATTTCAATTACAGGAAATATTGATCGATCTGTATCAAATTTAACAGCATTACTTGTTGACTATGGAGGAACGAAGCCGGAAATCGTAACACGAGGCTGGATGGATCCACAAAACGTAAAGAGTATAGAAAATTCAACAGCGATTCAACCGGGCAAAGATTATACATTTACATGGGACATGCAGCCAGATGATTATGTCTTTAAAGCTGGGCATCAAATAGGGGTCGTTTTAATTGCTAGCGACTATGATTATACAATTAGACCGAAAGCGGGCACGAAGCTTACAGTAAAATTAAGTGAAGTGACATTGCCAATTGTGAAATAA
- a CDS encoding HAMP domain-containing sensor histidine kinase gives MNKLGKKLFLSISFTVIIIFTISLLLINYLLPKYNIYKTRENLNEFTVQIQNIPVNELEDVIRTIESENNVTVAYTSINQSEDDMNEALRMQLTKKKVVLNKLWITKDEVMKVKAEGQSNKLYDQEKLKASFFAKYIAKDNTIILMGTSIAHSNEVIKTLNTFYLYIVCFSLLLIILLVWILSKIITTPLKDLSDVAQDISHLKFKRTKVKTNDEIGELADSINIMSEKLHEAHQDLTDRNEHLKRFMGDVTHELKTPIALVKAYSMGIKDGLDDGTYVDTIIKQTDQISNLIEELLRFSKLERDVLQKEEFPIEPLVRSIIDKHKIELESKEIQLQTNSNIKNQVIYADLNKMGMVFQNLISNAIKYTANQNIIITLEERNKSVYFQIKNGINAEQIKDVDKIWEPFYVLESSRSKDHSGTGLGLAIVKSILERHGFDYGVCTKEGEIRFYINMKND, from the coding sequence GTGAATAAACTTGGAAAAAAGCTATTTCTCAGCATTTCTTTTACTGTTATTATTATTTTTACGATCTCTTTATTATTAATTAACTATCTTTTACCGAAATATAATATTTACAAAACGAGAGAGAACTTAAATGAATTTACAGTGCAAATACAAAATATACCTGTAAATGAGTTAGAAGATGTAATTCGTACAATTGAAAGTGAAAATAACGTTACGGTTGCATATACGTCAATCAATCAGTCAGAAGATGATATGAACGAAGCGTTACGCATGCAACTTACGAAAAAGAAAGTAGTTTTAAATAAACTGTGGATTACGAAAGACGAAGTCATGAAGGTGAAAGCAGAAGGGCAATCGAATAAACTGTATGATCAAGAGAAGTTAAAAGCAAGTTTTTTCGCTAAATATATTGCAAAAGATAATACGATAATTTTAATGGGAACTTCTATCGCACATTCAAATGAGGTTATAAAAACGTTAAATACATTTTACTTATACATAGTATGTTTCTCACTCCTTCTTATTATTTTACTTGTGTGGATACTCTCAAAAATAATAACGACTCCATTGAAAGATCTAAGCGATGTAGCTCAGGATATTTCACATTTGAAGTTTAAAAGAACAAAAGTGAAAACGAATGATGAAATAGGAGAGTTAGCCGATAGTATTAATATCATGAGTGAAAAACTACATGAAGCACATCAAGATTTAACAGATCGTAATGAACATTTAAAACGATTTATGGGTGATGTGACGCATGAATTAAAGACACCAATTGCATTAGTAAAAGCATATTCTATGGGAATTAAGGATGGATTGGATGATGGGACATACGTAGATACAATTATTAAACAAACAGATCAAATATCAAACTTAATTGAAGAACTATTACGATTTTCGAAGTTAGAAAGAGATGTTTTACAAAAAGAAGAATTCCCTATTGAACCATTAGTCCGAAGTATAATAGATAAGCATAAAATTGAACTGGAGTCGAAAGAAATACAGTTGCAGACGAACAGTAATATTAAAAATCAGGTCATTTATGCGGATTTAAATAAAATGGGAATGGTGTTTCAAAATTTAATTTCTAACGCAATAAAATATACAGCAAATCAAAACATAATAATCACTTTAGAAGAGAGAAATAAAAGTGTATATTTTCAAATTAAAAATGGGATTAATGCAGAACAAATTAAAGATGTTGATAAAATTTGGGAACCTTTTTACGTCTTAGAATCTTCTCGTAGTAAAGATCATTCAGGTACAGGACTAGGCTTAGCGATCGTGAAAAGTATTTTAGAAAGACATGGTTTTGACTATGGCGTATGTACTAAAGAGGGAGAAATACGGTTTTATATTAATATGAAGAATGACTAA
- a CDS encoding response regulator transcription factor codes for MRVLIADDEQDMLRILKAYFEKEGFEVLLAKDGEEAFQIFYDEKIDLAILDWMMPKHSGITVCQEIKKNSSVKVLMLTAKSESEDELAALQSGADEYVKKPFHPGVLITRAKKLIQHDDVIQVQDLKIDFTKNKVYKNDKELDITKTELELIKCFLNHKGMILTRKKLLDIVWGFDYFGEERTVDTHVRRLRKKVGENIIKTHRGLGYSLEEQSE; via the coding sequence ATGAGAGTATTAATTGCAGATGATGAACAAGATATGTTAAGAATTTTAAAAGCTTATTTTGAGAAAGAAGGCTTCGAAGTATTATTAGCAAAAGATGGAGAGGAAGCATTTCAAATATTTTATGATGAGAAAATTGATTTAGCTATTTTAGATTGGATGATGCCGAAACATAGTGGTATTACTGTCTGTCAGGAAATAAAAAAGAATTCAAGCGTAAAAGTATTAATGCTTACGGCGAAAAGTGAAAGCGAAGATGAATTAGCAGCGCTTCAAAGTGGGGCAGATGAGTACGTAAAAAAACCATTTCACCCAGGCGTACTAATTACTCGAGCAAAAAAGCTTATACAGCATGATGATGTCATTCAAGTTCAAGATTTGAAAATAGATTTCACTAAAAATAAAGTTTATAAAAATGACAAAGAGTTAGATATTACAAAAACAGAGCTAGAATTAATTAAGTGTTTTTTAAATCATAAAGGCATGATTTTAACTCGTAAGAAATTGTTAGATATCGTATGGGGATTTGACTATTTTGGAGAAGAGCGAACTGTTGATACACATGTAAGAAGATTACGTAAAAAAGTTGGAGAAAATATTATAAAGACGCATCGCGGGCTAGGATATAGTTTGGAGGAGCAGAGTGAATAA
- a CDS encoding DinB family protein encodes MGENKIINDFNEYSIWLNALKGMKDELWVAPISEGKWTIGEIISHIMNWDDYLLRETLSSVRDGKGMEFPDFDTYNTLASSYAKSGISKMKLLEEAKAKRELLVKELRLLHDENLKKPLTANGVSHCPHTGTPYSLIYIIKEFIEHDNHHKRQVIHFLNENAVAN; translated from the coding sequence ATGGGAGAAAATAAAATTATTAATGATTTTAATGAATATTCAATTTGGTTAAATGCATTGAAAGGTATGAAAGATGAATTATGGGTGGCACCAATATCAGAGGGGAAATGGACTATTGGCGAAATAATATCTCATATTATGAACTGGGATGACTATCTATTACGTGAGACATTATCATCAGTGAGAGATGGAAAGGGAATGGAGTTCCCTGATTTTGATACATATAATACACTGGCATCTAGTTATGCCAAATCTGGTATATCTAAGATGAAACTTCTTGAAGAAGCAAAAGCTAAAAGAGAGCTACTCGTAAAAGAACTTAGATTACTGCATGATGAAAACCTAAAGAAACCTTTAACAGCCAATGGAGTATCACACTGTCCTCATACTGGAACGCCGTATTCTCTTATATATATTATTAAAGAATTTATAGAGCATGATAACCATCATAAAAGACAGGTTATTCATTTTTTAAATGAAAATGCAGTTGCTAACTGA
- a CDS encoding GNAT family N-acetyltransferase gives MKDIHIRQIKDLMIYEHDYLVQESKEEGFNFLIRLISDYENKINTFNKTGEYLYGIFQGERLIGIGGMNEDPYIENNKIGRVRRFYIAKEYRRKGLGRLLLVRILSDAKKYFNIVVLHTDTEQGDKFYTSSGFVKGTKYVGASHYLNLYKR, from the coding sequence TTGAAAGATATACATATTCGACAGATTAAGGATTTAATGATATACGAACATGATTATCTTGTTCAAGAAAGCAAAGAAGAAGGATTTAATTTCCTAATAAGACTTATAAGTGACTATGAAAATAAAATAAACACATTTAATAAAACTGGAGAGTATTTATATGGTATTTTTCAAGGGGAAAGGCTAATTGGAATTGGAGGGATGAATGAGGATCCCTATATAGAAAACAATAAGATTGGTAGGGTAAGGAGATTTTACATTGCAAAAGAATACCGAAGGAAAGGATTAGGAAGGTTACTGTTAGTGCGAATTTTAAGTGATGCGAAAAAATATTTTAATATTGTTGTCTTACATACAGATACAGAACAGGGTGACAAATTTTATACTTCGAGTGGATTTGTGAAAGGGACAAAATATGTAGGAGCCAGCCATTATTTGAATTTATATAAAAGGTAG